In the Onychostoma macrolepis isolate SWU-2019 chromosome 09, ASM1243209v1, whole genome shotgun sequence genome, one interval contains:
- the LOC131547154 gene encoding gamma-crystallin M2-like, which translates to MMGKVIFYEDRNFQGRSYECMGDCGDFSSYMSRCHSCRVESGCWMMYDHPNYMGNQYFFRRGDYADYMSMFGMNNCIRSCRMIPMHRGSYRMKIYERENFMGQMHEMMDDCENIMDRYRMSHCQSCHVMDGHWLMYEQPHYRGKMLYFRPGEYRSFSNMGGMRFMSMRRIMDSWY; encoded by the exons ATGATGGGCAAG GTCATCTTCTATGAGGACAGGAACTTCCAGGGTCGCTCTTATGAGTGTATGGGCGACTGTGGTGACTTCTCCTCCTACATGAGCCGTTGTCACTCTTGCAGAGTGGAGAGTGGATGCTGGATGATGTATGATCATCCTAACTACATGGGAAATCAGTATTTCTTCAGGAGAGGTGACTATGCTGATTACATGTCTATGTTTGGAATGAACAACTGCATCAGGTCCTGCCGTATGATCCCTATG CACAGGGGATCCTACAGAATGAAGATCTACGAGAGGGAGAACTTCATGGGTCAGATGCACGAGATGATGGATGACTGTGAAAACATCATGGACCGTTACCGCATGTCTCACTGCCAGTCCTGTCATGTGATGGACGGCCACTGGCTCATGTATGAGCAGCCCCACTACAGAGGCAAGATGTTGTACTTCAGGCCTGGAGAGTACAGGAGCTTCAGCAATATGGGTGGCATGAGATTCATGAGCATGAGGCGTATCATGGACTCCTGGTACTAG
- the LOC131547191 gene encoding gamma-crystallin M2-like: protein MMGKVIFYEDRNFQGRSYECMSDCGDFSSYMSRCHSCRVESGCWMMYDHPNYMGNQYFFRRGDYADYMSMFGMNNCIRSCRTIPMYRGSYRMRIYERENFMGQMYEMMDDCDNIMDRYRMSHCQSCHVMEGHWLFYEQPNYRGRMWYFRPGEYRSFSNMGGMRFMSMRRIMDSWN, encoded by the exons ATGATGGGCAAG GTCATCTTCTATGAGGACAGAAACTTCCAGGGTCGCTCTTATGAGTGTATGAGTGACTGTGGTGACTTCTCCTCCTACATGAGCCGTTGTCACTCTTGCAGAGTGGAGAGTGGATGCTGGATGATGTATGATCATCCCAACTACATGGGAAATCAGTATTTCTTTAGGAGGGGAGACTATGCTGATTACATGTCTATGTTTGGAATGAACAACTGCATCAGATCCTGCCGTACGATCCCTATG TACAGGGGATCCTACAGAATGAGGATCTATGAGAGGGAGAACTTCATGGGTCAGATGTACGAGATGATGGATGATTGTGACAACATCATGGACCGTTACCGCATGTCTCACTGCCAGTCCTGCCATGTGATGGAAGGACACTGGCTCTTCTATGAGCAGCCCAACTACAGAGGCAGGATGTGGTACTTCAGGCCTGGAGAGTACAGGAGCTTCAGCAATATGGGTGGCATGAGATTCATGAGCATGAGGCGTATCATGGACTCTTGGAATTAG
- the LOC131547192 gene encoding gamma-crystallin M2 isoform X2, with protein MKVTFYEERNFQGRSYDCMGDCGDFSSYMSRCHSCRVESGCWMMYDHPNYMGNQYFFRRGDYADYMSMFGMSNCIRSCRMIPMHRGSYRMRIYERENFMGQMYDMMDDCDNIMDRYRMSHCQSCHVMDGHWLMYEQPHYRGRMWYFRPGEYRSFSNMGGMRFMSMRRIMDSWY; from the exons ATGAAG GTCACCTTCTACGAGGAAAGGAACTTCCAGGGTCGCTCTTATGACTGTATGGGTGACTGTGGTGATTTCTCCTCCTACATGAGCCGTTGTCACTCTTGCAGAGTGGAGAGTGGATGCTGGATGATGTATGATCATCCCAACTACATGGGAAATCAGTATTTCTTTAGGAGGGGAGACTATGCTGATTACATGTCTATGTTTGGCATGAGCAACTGCATCAGGTCCTGCCGTATGATCCCTATG CACAGGGGATCCTACAGAATGAGGATCTATGAGAGGGAAAACTTCATGGGTCAGATGTACGACATGATGGATGATTGTGACAACATCATGGACCGTTACCGCATGTCTCACTGCCAGTCCTGCCATGTGATGGACGGCCACTGGCTCATGTATGAGCAGCCCCACTACAGAGGCAGGATGTGGTACTTCAGACCTGGAGAGTACAGGAGCTTCAGCAATATGGGTGGCATGAGATTCATGAGCATGAGGCGTATCATGGACTCCTGGTACTag
- the LOC131547192 gene encoding gamma-crystallin M2 isoform X1 produces the protein MNFQVTFYEERNFQGRSYDCMGDCGDFSSYMSRCHSCRVESGCWMMYDHPNYMGNQYFFRRGDYADYMSMFGMSNCIRSCRMIPMHRGSYRMRIYERENFMGQMYDMMDDCDNIMDRYRMSHCQSCHVMDGHWLMYEQPHYRGRMWYFRPGEYRSFSNMGGMRFMSMRRIMDSWY, from the exons atgAATTTTCAGGTCACCTTCTACGAGGAAAGGAACTTCCAGGGTCGCTCTTATGACTGTATGGGTGACTGTGGTGATTTCTCCTCCTACATGAGCCGTTGTCACTCTTGCAGAGTGGAGAGTGGATGCTGGATGATGTATGATCATCCCAACTACATGGGAAATCAGTATTTCTTTAGGAGGGGAGACTATGCTGATTACATGTCTATGTTTGGCATGAGCAACTGCATCAGGTCCTGCCGTATGATCCCTATG CACAGGGGATCCTACAGAATGAGGATCTATGAGAGGGAAAACTTCATGGGTCAGATGTACGACATGATGGATGATTGTGACAACATCATGGACCGTTACCGCATGTCTCACTGCCAGTCCTGCCATGTGATGGACGGCCACTGGCTCATGTATGAGCAGCCCCACTACAGAGGCAGGATGTGGTACTTCAGACCTGGAGAGTACAGGAGCTTCAGCAATATGGGTGGCATGAGATTCATGAGCATGAGGCGTATCATGGACTCCTGGTACTag